GTGATTCTGAAGATCTGTTAGATGAAATAGTTATAGCGTCAGCCCGCATCGACGATCCATGCCATTACGATCCACTGAGCTCGCCGATACATTACTGTGACAATAATGTCCACTCGGACGATAACAGCAATAgtaacaaccacaacaacaacacaatcaTTCGTATAGATTCGATCGAAGAAGCGCACGGGTCCGGCacgccgtcgtcgtcggggGCGGCGGCTGCATCGGTGGCGGGCGGTTCGGGCGGCCCGGCGGCCGGTGCGCCCGTCTGTCTCAACCCGTCCTCCGCGTACAAGAACTCCAAGTCGCGCCGCATGGAGTACAGCCGGCGCGGCATGATGCTCGGGCTCAGCAACCCCTCGCAAGACTCCGCGTTCGGTTCCATGACGGACGGCGAATCGTCCAGGGCGTCCAGCTTTAAGCTGAGCAGCTTCGCCTCGATGAACTCGCCGATCGACGAGGGCGTGGAGGATCTGCTGGCGGAGCAGATAGGCCTGCCGGCGGCCGGTACCGCCACCGGGACGGACAACCTCGCGACCACGATCGCCAACATGAAGTACATCGATTCGACTGGGTCGTCCCCCTGCCACGActatcatcatcaccagcagcagcagcatcagtcGCAGATGCTGCCGCAAACCTCCGGCTACGGCACTGTCGTGTGTGCGGTGAGCAGCTCCCGAACGGAACCCTCGATCGCATCGCGTGACATCTCGCCAAGCCCTGGGCCTCGCTTTCTGGAGCCTCCCAAGCTCGTCATCAACAATCACTCATCCACGACGACGAACTCATCGCTCTGCTACACACTCTCCCCGCTGCGCAAGTGCGCCACGACCGAGGTGTTCTCGCAGAAGTATCGCGTCTCCTCGTTCGAGGACATGTCGTACAACTCAATCGCGCGCAAGTCAATCAAAAACACGAGCCGCAAGATCTTCCGCTCGTTCGAGGAGGAGCGGCGCATCGATTCGGCGTTCATGCCGATCGACACGACGCGGTCGCCGGCCCCACCGTCGGGTGGCAAACTTCAGCAGCAACTCTCTCTGCCGCCGATGCTGACCCCGTCGCCGAAGCACGTGCCGTCGCCGGTGTCACCCTCGCGCAAGTACCACACCGCGCAGTCCTACCAGAACCTGCACACGATCGTACCGACGGCCCGGGAGCGGGGTCTGCAGTGGCGCAGCAACTTGATCAAATCGAACGAGTGTCTGTTCGAGACGTCGTTCAACAGTGTCTCGCCCGCCGcccagcaccaccatcaccagcagcaccatcagttCCGCTCAGCGTCCAGCTTTTCCGGCAGCCATCATCTCCGGTCGCACGGTTCGCAGGATCTCCCCACAACTGCGAGCGGCAGTGAGATGAGTTGCGACCGGTTCATCCTTACCCCGGAACCGCTACCACCGGGCAGCCCGTCCCGTACACCCTCCGTCACGTCCACCGCAATCTCGTCCCCGTCCGCATCGCTCGCGTCCACGAGCCGGATGCGCccgaaccgaaccgaccgGCAGCAACTCTTCTCGCTCGCCCGGTTCAAGCACAGCACAATCCTGGACAGTGTGTCCATCGAGGACTTCTCCTCGGAAATGTCACTGCGCGGGGCGGCCTCGACCGTCTCGCGGCGCTCCAACAGCCCGGCCAGCCCCTCCAGCCGCAGTGCGGCCAGCGGTGCGTCCACCTCGTCCACCGGCGACGGGGCGACCACGCTCGAGTACGAGGCGAAACCGCTCACCTCCGACCTTACCTGCACGTCGGACGCGTCCGACACGACCAGCGAGGATGCGACCAGCGTCAGCACGACGGACACCTCCCTGCTCAAGTCACCGGTGCCACAGCGGACGACACCGGCGGCGGCCCCGTCCGGCGAGCAGCACTACGTCGTGCGCCACAAGCATGCCGCGCGCGACGTACGCCAGTACCTGGACGATGGGGCGGGCGGGCCGGCCGGCGACGAGTACGGGGCCAGTGGCAGCGAGGAGAAGACGCCCCTGCTGGACGGTATGGAGCTGTCGCCGATCTCGCCGACCGAATCGGAGCAAATGTTGTGATAATATCTGGGCTCGGTCGGGTGCGCCAGCCGCTTCTCCGATGACTTTGGCGACTCTGTTCAGGCCGAGATACTGCTGTAATTCCACTGCGCTGGGTGGACGGGAGAGATACAGAGCGAGAGGGAGACAGAATGAACTAGAAGaacaagaggaagaagaagaaaaacaggtCACTTTTAATCAGTCAGCATTTAGGCGTGCcagagatgatgatgatgatgatgatgttacaTTTTACTAaccatttttccaaaaaaagagtaaaaagTCAACCTTCTACCCCACGAGTATGAAAACTATTCCAAATTGCATGGTAGCTATTTGAGTACTACTCAGACTAATTATATGATGAGAGGATGTGCGGTGAAGCCACTCACATCTAAACCGGGTTGGTTCGATTTTAAACACGATCCTTAGGTACTAGATCTCCCAAAAACAGGGAAGCGGGAGAATTGGGAACATCTGCCCGCGCGTTATACGATAGAATATATGTACAGACATATTCCTGACTAGAACCTGCCACCTGTCTTTTCTAGTGTAGCGTGTTCAGCTTCTAAGCCCCGGTCAAGTATGGCCGGATTTTACCTTCAACTTTATACAATCAAACAGGGAACTAGAGAACTACCGaccgttttttccccctcttcAAACCCGCACACTAAACCCAGTGTGAGCATTAGTCCAGTCCAAGTCAAGACAGTCAGTAGGTAGTAGGCTGTATTACAACACGTTTTTCCCTTTCtgaatctctctctctctctctctctccaagTAGGCTAGTGGTGACAGAGTTCCATCTTGCTcacttttctctctctcgctctctctctctctctctctctctctcgaaagTAAAACTCCTTTGAATTCATGGGCCACCAAAACATTCCTGTCTATCGGTGCCAAGTGCCAATTGTCCTGAACGACACGCCACGAGAGAAACTGCATCCCCCGATCCAGGAGacaaaacagaagaagaaaaaaacaggcgCGAAATGTAAACCAAAGGAAAGGAACTGCAAGAACAAACTGTCAATCAAGATGTAATCAGTATTGAAATGATAAATTATAATGATATAAACAAGGCTAGGGATGATTCTACGCGTAGTCAAGCTCCGTGCAGTATATATTTTGGAATGCGACTTAACGTTAAAGCTAACCCATCCGACGTTACATTAGGGCCACAGTAAGTGTCAGCTGCACCGTAATGGCATGCAAAGCCAAAGCAGGCGATGAGATACTAAGCGATAATCCGTTTATATTTCTAGCTGTAGAGCTCGGGCTACAATATTAACTCCTAAATCCACAGCAAAGGGATATCGAAAGCGGGCAGCGggatgtgatgatgatgggtgggTTTGAATATAAAAGTTATATAAAACAAACGAATAGGTAGTAGGCTATATTATACACATCCATACAATTATTTTAGACAACATCATCGATCGACGGGTTAAAACAATTTGCTTGAACGGTGTGAACGGACACCGAAACCGGGGTGTAATGATAGGGTTAGGAGagcgaagaagaaggaaaaacgtGTAAAACTGCATCCCAACGTCACGATCTAGCCATGTAAGGACACTAGCAAAATCTTGAAAATATCAATCAAACCCCTTCACTTGTTTTTGTAcccttgtgtgtatgtgctcgAGCCGACAATTCCCTTAGTAGTAACGAGATCCCCGTTAGTAGTAATGAAGCCCCTTTAACGACACTTTTAGCTCGTAACTCgtaaagaataataaaaaagagaacTATTCACATTGAGGCCaaacaacaactaaaaaaataaacaaacaaaaacacattaacaAGAGAAAACGTGTTCGAAGCGTGTTACTAAGAAGAAATTCATATACTGAAACATATTTTCCTTAGGTAACTGTATGTGTTTTGACCTGTACACCACGATTATAAATCATTTATAGCATTTTAATCTTTCTTCACTGTACCTCTCCACGACTTAtcttaatttttcatcttaCTATTTTCATCTATGTTGCTACTTATAAGATCTAACAATAGAGAAGCTTGTGAAAACTAGAGctatagaaaagaaaaagaaaaggagagaCATAAAGAGATCAAGTGCATCTGTATAAAGCTCCATCCAAAAATACAATTCATTACACTAACTCGCTGCAAAGCAAACGAGAGCATAACAACAGATTCGATGGTAACCGTTGATAGAACAATTTCACAAGAACCGTCCCTTATAATCACAATACACCTTTTTAGGGAGTAATAAAAATGCTTATAAAAAGGGCAAATTTGTTTCCTTGCCATCTTGTTCGAATCAAATCACCAAACCACCCTTCTTCTTTTCTCCTCCTTTTCTTTCCCCCGTTTTCAAGCCCAAGAAGACATTCAATGATTAAAAAGAGAgacaacactcacacacatgagTGTAGGTAAATACGGTATAAAATAACACAGGTAATTAATTAACTGCTCAATTGACACCGTACTAACACATAAGTTGGTATGAATaaataggaacaaaaaacTGCTAAAAATAGTGAAAGCCCAAAGCACTAAATGGTTTTAGTTTCACGGGTCCAATGCTAAACATCGatcaaaatgaaaaatccCGAACATAAGAAAATGGAATAAGTGTAAGCAAatagagagaaacaaaacagagaaacaaatcttattttttatCCAATAAGAGCAAACTCGATCGTTCCATTTGATGCTtactgagaaaaaaaaaccacacaaacacagcccaCACATGATTCAGCTTATTACAATAGGAAAACATTCAATCAACAATGCTAAAACCATACATATTGGACAAAtacaaatagaaaaagaagaaaaaaataaaacaaatggtaCAGAATACAATCAATGAGCTACAGCTCGATCGGAATGAGCGTAAGatgggaaagagagagagagggagaacgAAGAGAGGAACGAAAGAGCAAATCTATAATAGTTCAGTATATAAAACATTCGAGCTTGATCATTCTAGTAAAACAGAAAGATGATGAAATATAACGTACACATAGTAAAACGCGACGCGATCCCGATGGTGCAAACAGTAGAGCAAACCAAACCCAAACTTTACCAACAAATCTTGTAGCATGAACCAACACAACATAGAATGTAACCTTACACTAACAACTTGCCAaccgaacaaaaaaggaaaaacaaataatatctAAAACACAGGAGATGTCACACATCtcgcaaaaccaaaaactcgGAAGGATGCGTTCCCTCCTCCTGGTGACTGGGGGAAAACCCCCTATACTACCAAAACCAGCACCATCGAGTGTCAACCGAAGTACGTAAATAAAGGTAGGGACATAGGTACGTACGTTTCCATCAGCGAGTCCATCATAAAATTCCACCATTCTTTACCGTTAATGCTAAAAATCTTATGAACTACTCCCTCCCCCCGCCCTCCTTCCGAATGTCGCGACGAAATCAAAAAGCTTTAACCACGCGTCGTTATTTGTgttcctcccccctcccccccccccccctcaccccTTTCCAATTTCGGTAGTAGTGCTTAGACATGGAACTTATTGTTTCGTTCGTGCGTTTGTTGAGAGAACAAATCGTATTATCGTGAAGCCTAAAATGCTGTCATACTttttgcacacattcgcagcaaaacaacaaaaagaaactttCAGTTTAGGAAAGAAAGAGGAGGATGATAAAAAAAGCTCCTCTCCTTGCctcccaacaacaaaaaaaactgctttccTGTCTTGTGCTCGATTCCACTTTTCTTCGCCAATTGCGAGGTCATATCAAAGTCCAAATTCAAAACGAATTCTAGCAATAAAATGGAACGAACTTTCAAATtctgttgttttgttactgGTTTTCTATGACGTCCGAATTTCAGGCGATCAGTACACGTGTACTTACACAGGTTACGATCAAGCTCGAATCCAACAGGATTATTCTTCGTTTGtcgcatttttttcctattttccgCAACACGCAGCAgtattcaattttaaaatttgaacttTCATCTCCTTCGACCACTTTTATGAACGAACCCGATTCGTGATCACGGTTTTGAACATCATTTTTACgttttattcaatttctttCTGAAAAAATGgataacataaaatattattatttttgattaaCTTTATTCATATGTATATAGTAATTCCTTTCAATAAGAAAAAAGActatagaaaacaaaataacatcaTGTTTCGAATAACCACTTACTCCGATTTTCACTGCctgttttcttcctctttgttTTTCGTGcgttaaatttttgtttgttcttttttttctctttttttctcatacctttttgttttcttttcttcatcTACCAGCTATAACTCGGTTTCGCATATGATACCTTCTTACACTACAATAATGCTTTCTTGTATACAGTGTACTAAATATATTAATTGGGGGGTTGGATGAGGAGGAAAGGTTGTATATGTGTATAGAGATATTGTAATATCCAATAAAACGTAAACCGATACCCGATCGAAGGCTCTGACTTCCATTGTAAAGCAACACATTTAGCTTCCATCCTTGCAAGCGACGCGGACAAGTTGCTGCCGCCATGTGTCGCTGGCTGGTGGCGTTGAAAAACGCAATTCGCGCACAACACATGAGACCGCCACCACTTCCCTTGCGCACTCACAAAATGGATACTGCAAATCCTTCCGCATAAGCACATAAGTATGTTTCGTTGATTGGGATTATGTTTCATTGCTGTTGtgtacttgttttttttctaccgtttattttctttatgcGTTTCTGCTATTCAGGTTAACTTGTGTTTCACAGGGACACTTCATCTCATTTCGaaaacactgtttttttttgcgtgttttgTGGCTAGTTTTGTGACTAATTGCCCAACCTAATGCTTGGGGCATTAACATTGCCTGCTAAATATCGCATATCGCATCGAATCGTTCACTTTACACTGCTGTCTTTAGACACACTTCGTCACTTGCTGCTACATTTGTGCGAATTAAAGTGATTATGGCTCATATATAGCTTGTACTCTACGTTATTAAGTCTCGCGCTGCTACAGCAATTCggtaattattgttttgttacatcatCATTGCCACCATTCTTTAACAGGAGGGCGCCATTACCATGCATTCGTTCAGATCTTGCTGGCAAATAGCCGACTTTGGGCCGACAAATGGGCAACTGTTGCCGCGGCAGCAGGGGGGACACAACGTTCGTTCATACGCGccaccaaaaaaagaagaacatcCCACCAGACCAACGTCAAACCGGATTACGCCATCTAAATGCATCGACCGAGGTGCGCTAACCCATTAGGGTAGGTCGAAACAGTATGTGGGAGAGTGTTATTAGTTCGTGCCACAAGGGATGCGACCAACCAAGCGGTCTGTGTTTTCTGTACTTTGATTTGGCACATCATTTATAATTTTTGGTAATTGCAAACGGTTGATCGGAAAGGAGGTTGTTTACTGAGGAAAGATGTTTGTCGGGCAAATATATATCCCTTGCTATAGGCAATATAATAGGCCTCTCCTGTATGGTTTCAAAGGTTTTGTTGACAGTTTTTCCGGCGCTGTCGAAGACACTGACTCTTCTTCTACTGTTGCTCTCGGATGACCCGatactatttttaaaacactaaTTATGATGGTGTGTATGCTCATTTTTCTTGCTTCACTCAAGACGCAGACACAAACGCAAGCTCGCGCAACCAATGCGCATTAATCAACCATGTCGCCCGGTCTGCATTCCGTCGGTTGTTGTCATTTTTTCGTTGACGCCTTTCTGAACGAACCACGCAGTAGTAATGGACCTCCTTTCCCCCACCCTGTTTCTTGCCAACAAACATTCATCAAATAACATTCATCATTCCAAATGGCGAATGGCGATTCGTTGCACTTGATAGGATTTAAAGACCTTCCGTCGTACGACTCGAAGCGTGACTCATTTTGGTATTTCCGGACTAAGTTTGTTGCCCTTTAGTTGTTTGGCTTCGTTCACAAACTACCAGCTACATGTATGGGAGGGCTGCAAGAGTAAATACATTgttttctgctgctgttgttatgACGAACATTTgccctttctctctatctctgtaTAGAGGAAACCGCGGTTCGCTTATTTCTTCTACATACCATATTGGCTAAGGAAAACAATTCTATTTGTACTGCTATTTACTGCTGgcttgtgctgctgttgcttatttcaatggccttcgTCTGTCTGACTGCATTTAACAAATCAGTTTTACAAATCGCAAACGCACTTTCAACATTTTGCCAcaattaacataattgttCGAAAATGGCATAGCCGTTCGCACCTTTTCCCTCTGTTCCACTGAAAATAAATGGAAGATTTTGAGCGAATTTCACCCTGCTTCTATAGGCCATACagcccacatacacacagtacAATTGACACTGATTCGaaaccaaacgaaaaaaaaaacggtaaagtAGCGCTTCACGCGATTGGAATTCTCTCACGGCGCTTTCGCGTTCGTAAAATCGGTAATGAAGCGGGATTGAGTTTTGACAAAAATTAATATAATTTTCCTtgaactctctctctcactccctCAACGCTTGCGAAATCTGTTCCCCGTTAAACTTTCGTATTTGGACTTTTCGCGTGATCGTATCTCCGCTCACCTGAAAAAGGAAAAGTACGAAAGCAAGGGAAACATCTCCTCAACACGTCCCTACTCCTTTAAGGGTTCCTGGTagtgtgaaaataaaacaacaaaacaagacCCTACTCACTAATACAACTAAGTTTTCGTTACTACACACTATGGCTACACAAATTTGGGGGTATTGGGTaacggaaaaaaacaaaccctacGATCAAGAACTGTAAACCGCAATCGTATCAACGAAGCGCATATACCTTCCCTAAAGCACTGCAGcattaacaaacaaaacaaataaacgaaGAATTTACGAAACGTAAAACCAATCTCAGCTTTGATTTCTTTGATTCCGTTTCCAGCATATGCGCGCATCATACGTACAATCAGTCTATGTAGGATGAAAGGGGCGGTTTCGGCACGAGCTTTGATGGCGGGGCGAACTGCTCCCTTTCTCCCGTGTGTGAGTCTACTAGTCTAGTTCTATTATGTTCCGGCTTGTTTCTTCATGTGTAGCAAAAATCCATTTCGTTTCCCTCTCTTCAACGCCTTTTGTATGCCTTTTCGTTACACCTGTCTGTGCTTCTCCTTTTCCCACCCAAAAAACGCCCTGTTGGCGAGTCCCCAAAATGTGCATAAATACTCGTATTATGTGTATATCTATATATCTGCGCTAACCATACTCTGTAGTTAGTGTAATGTTTCGTCCCTTCCCCTTCTCCAAGTGCTAAAATTCTACGCTTTGTtatcggcaaaaaaaaacttacgtGCTAGCAAAAACCACAGTAATATCATCCCTTCCCTAGACCTTACAGATCCACGAAGAAATCACAAATACAATGCACAATCAATGCAGGGCTGTCGGTGCCCACCGGTTCCACCTGCTCGGCCGTGGCGCCACCCGCCATCACGACAATgagcggttgctgctgctgttgctggtcgATGGAAGCGGCAACCATTGTGCTGCGTGTGGTGTCCACCAGCGAGGCCAGAGCGGTTGAAAGCAATGCCAGCGAAGGTGGAGGTAAGGCGTCGTCCTCCTGCAGCAGAAAATCACCACCATCGACGGTTGCGCCTTCCCGCAACACCAGCAGCTGCTTCCCATCGTGGGGCGGCGGCTGAAGCCCCGTGACCGGATCTCAGTTGCCCGCCCCAGTCGGCAGCAGGCTAGCGCTGGCCGGGTTGGTCAGCACGTACACGACGGCCTCGTAGGTCGCCATCATGATCGCGGTGTTCGGGATCTGTCGTACCAGCTGCGTTCCCAGTCCGCTGATAGTTGGGAATGggaaaaaccaataaaaaacgATCGTTAGTTTCGTCAGGATCGATCAGCCTTCCCTGATGCCACGCGTTGCGCGATTTCACTTACCGGTAGAGGCCGGCTTTGCCTTCCTCCTTCCAGACGGTCAGCAGCGTCTGCCAGAAGTTGCGGTACTTGTTCCCCTCCTCCCGGAGCCGGGTGCGGGCGACCTCGTGCGGATACGCCACTACCGATGCGATCGTCTTGGACGTAGCACCGGCCGCCATGAACTCCAGGAAGTCGCGCGACGTTTTTCCACCCTCGCCAGCAGCGGCGTCACCGGATGCAAGGGCCTTCG
This sequence is a window from Anopheles merus strain MAF chromosome 3R, AmerM5.1, whole genome shotgun sequence. Protein-coding genes within it:
- the LOC121597010 gene encoding uncharacterized protein LOC121597010 isoform X1, translated to MLDKTMQDTTNKQPPSAARAQQQQQHHKLHPEKQQKKLRTPDTSSTFLPSQQQPITVQREQLVLPTAQPLPQQQQQQQPSKPLQLHLQPEQQEPLSAIQEKSTEHVHICPAPAPAAPGRVETPGPKTGPKDRDQPAVGPPVSFSFYKTINTVIKSSRKIIVRVCEVTNVKTKLKMFNLYSTMNKRNGADDKEAKEVETTGHDRFCQERPSRSSYRRKKRKMRRAQSAAEFQEPRTEPPLTAASKRMLFRGRSISSEHDNNSETEHSERSPLVSAKLDSLAKFLFSRSLLQEGTSAAKENDSPTRHSVRYQQYTALDSGIGAPDRSPRERAARERAYAACQEWLQNTGGRYESIAHLDDIGSRSNKHWFLLNDCTIRTDRLMTLLPLPPDCIALEELPPSECPQGVLMELLGSLQHPYIYPVLDLGFFPSDSHQYTSLVMPFNPRGSLKDLIYKSQWNEPWSRKYTRKSTCLPLSQVQRLGRQILEALLFLRERGIPSHGHLHSGNVILQNGVARLSGLENGLLGLNSRVNAVIWARSAPDIDNIDVICFGHLLFEMCAGYELTSPQPTPGHYQLDLERYPQVVDVLQMIFESPDGRYPTVEELVLCDIFRNIDLREMRGTCVPSFKHGLSSSTLSLLNAVRRRQGAILSGSYSEGSSPCTPPSTPRDRKTGDVESSDLSSSDSEDLLDEIVIASARIDDPCHYDPLSSPIHYCDNNVHSDDNSNSNNHNNNTIIRIDSIEEAHGSGTPSSSGAAAASVAGGSGGPAAGAPVCLNPSSAYKNSKSRRMEYSRRGMMLGLSNPSQDSAFGSMTDGESSRASSFKLSSFASMNSPIDEGVEDLLAEQIGLPAAGTATGTDNLATTIANMKYIDSTGSSPCHDYHHHQQQQHQSQMLPQTSGYGTVVCAVSSSRTEPSIASRDISPSPGPRFLEPPKLVINNHSSTTTNSSLCYTLSPLRKCATTEVFSQKYRVSSFEDMSYNSIARKSIKNTSRKIFRSFEEERRIDSAFMPIDTTRSPAPPSGGKLQQQLSLPPMLTPSPKHVPSPVSPSRKYHTAQSYQNLHTIVPTARERGLQWRSNLIKSNECLFETSFNSVSPAAQHHHHQQHHQFRSASSFSGSHHLRSHGSQDLPTTASGSEMSCDRFILTPEPLPPGSPSRTPSVTSTAISSPSASLASTSRMRPNRTDRQQLFSLARFKHSTILDSVSIEDFSSEMSLRGAASTVSRRSNSPASPSSRSAASGASTSSTGDGATTLEYEAKPLTSDLTCTSDASDTTSEDATSVSTTDTSLLKSPVPQRTTPAAAPSGEQHYVVRHKHAARDVRQYLDDGAGGPAGDEYGASGSEEKTPLLDGMELSPISPTESEQML
- the LOC121597010 gene encoding uncharacterized protein LOC121597010 isoform X4, with product MLDKTMQDTTNKQPPSAARAQQQQQHHKLHPEKQQKKLRTPDTSSTFLPSQQQPITVQREQLVLPTAQPLPQQQQQQQPSKPLQLHLQPEQQEPLSAIQEKSTEHVHICPAPAPAAPGRVETPGPKTGPKDRDQPAVGPPVSFSFYKTINTVIKSSRKIIVRVCEVTNVKTKLKMFNLYSTMNKRNGADDKEAKEVETTGHDRFCQERPSRHSVRYQQYTALDSGIGAPDRSPRERAARERAYAACQEWLQNTGGRYESIAHLDDIGSRSNKHWFLLNDCTIRTDRLMTLLPLPPDCIALEELPPSECPQGVLMELLGSLQHPYIYPVLDLGFFPSDSHQYTSLVMPFNPRGSLKDLIYKSQWNEPWSRKYTRKSTCLPLSQVQRLGRQILEALLFLRERGIPSHGHLHSGNVILQNGVARLSGLENGLLGLNSRVNAVIWARSAPDIDNIDVICFGHLLFEMCAGYELTSPQPTPGHYQLDLERYPQVVDVLQMIFESPDGRYPTVEELVLCDIFRNIDLREMRGTCVPSFKHGLSSSTLSLLNAVRRRQGAILSGSYSEGSSPCTPPSTPRDRKTGDVESSDLSSSDSEDLLDEIVIASARIDDPCHYDPLSSPIHYCDNNVHSDDNSNSNNHNNNTIIRIDSIEEAHGSGTPSSSGAAAASVAGGSGGPAAGAPVCLNPSSAYKNSKSRRMEYSRRGMMLGLSNPSQDSAFGSMTDGESSRASSFKLSSFASMNSPIDEGVEDLLAEQIGLPAAGTATGTDNLATTIANMKYIDSTGSSPCHDYHHHQQQQHQSQMLPQTSGYGTVVCAVSSSRTEPSIASRDISPSPGPRFLEPPKLVINNHSSTTTNSSLCYTLSPLRKCATTEVFSQKYRVSSFEDMSYNSIARKSIKNTSRKIFRSFEEERRIDSAFMPIDTTRSPAPPSGGKLQQQLSLPPMLTPSPKHVPSPVSPSRKYHTAQSYQNLHTIVPTARERGLQWRSNLIKSNECLFETSFNSVSPAAQHHHHQQHHQFRSASSFSGSHHLRSHGSQDLPTTASGSEMSCDRFILTPEPLPPGSPSRTPSVTSTAISSPSASLASTSRMRPNRTDRQQLFSLARFKHSTILDSVSIEDFSSEMSLRGAASTVSRRSNSPASPSSRSAASGASTSSTGDGATTLEYEAKPLTSDLTCTSDASDTTSEDATSVSTTDTSLLKSPVPQRTTPAAAPSGEQHYVVRHKHAARDVRQYLDDGAGGPAGDEYGASGSEEKTPLLDGMELSPISPTESEQML
- the LOC121597010 gene encoding uncharacterized protein LOC121597010 isoform X2 yields the protein MDTTNKQPPSAARAQQQQQHHKLHPEKQQKKLRTPDTSSTFLPSQQQPITVQREQLVLPTAQPLPQQQQQQQPSKPLQLHLQPEQQEPLSAIQEKSTEHVHICPAPAPAAPGRVETPGPKTGPKDRDQPAVGPPVSFSFYKTINTVIKSSRKIIVRVCEVTNVKTKLKMFNLYSTMNKRNGADDKEAKEVETTGHDRFCQERPSRSSYRRKKRKMRRAQSAAEFQEPRTEPPLTAASKRMLFRGRSISSEHDNNSETEHSERSPLVSAKLDSLAKFLFSRSLLQEGTSAAKENDSPTRHSVRYQQYTALDSGIGAPDRSPRERAARERAYAACQEWLQNTGGRYESIAHLDDIGSRSNKHWFLLNDCTIRTDRLMTLLPLPPDCIALEELPPSECPQGVLMELLGSLQHPYIYPVLDLGFFPSDSHQYTSLVMPFNPRGSLKDLIYKSQWNEPWSRKYTRKSTCLPLSQVQRLGRQILEALLFLRERGIPSHGHLHSGNVILQNGVARLSGLENGLLGLNSRVNAVIWARSAPDIDNIDVICFGHLLFEMCAGYELTSPQPTPGHYQLDLERYPQVVDVLQMIFESPDGRYPTVEELVLCDIFRNIDLREMRGTCVPSFKHGLSSSTLSLLNAVRRRQGAILSGSYSEGSSPCTPPSTPRDRKTGDVESSDLSSSDSEDLLDEIVIASARIDDPCHYDPLSSPIHYCDNNVHSDDNSNSNNHNNNTIIRIDSIEEAHGSGTPSSSGAAAASVAGGSGGPAAGAPVCLNPSSAYKNSKSRRMEYSRRGMMLGLSNPSQDSAFGSMTDGESSRASSFKLSSFASMNSPIDEGVEDLLAEQIGLPAAGTATGTDNLATTIANMKYIDSTGSSPCHDYHHHQQQQHQSQMLPQTSGYGTVVCAVSSSRTEPSIASRDISPSPGPRFLEPPKLVINNHSSTTTNSSLCYTLSPLRKCATTEVFSQKYRVSSFEDMSYNSIARKSIKNTSRKIFRSFEEERRIDSAFMPIDTTRSPAPPSGGKLQQQLSLPPMLTPSPKHVPSPVSPSRKYHTAQSYQNLHTIVPTARERGLQWRSNLIKSNECLFETSFNSVSPAAQHHHHQQHHQFRSASSFSGSHHLRSHGSQDLPTTASGSEMSCDRFILTPEPLPPGSPSRTPSVTSTAISSPSASLASTSRMRPNRTDRQQLFSLARFKHSTILDSVSIEDFSSEMSLRGAASTVSRRSNSPASPSSRSAASGASTSSTGDGATTLEYEAKPLTSDLTCTSDASDTTSEDATSVSTTDTSLLKSPVPQRTTPAAAPSGEQHYVVRHKHAARDVRQYLDDGAGGPAGDEYGASGSEEKTPLLDGMELSPISPTESEQML